In Leifsonia sp. AK011, the genomic stretch CTCACTCTTTGCGGCGATACACTGGGCGCGACATCCGGCACCGACCTCGGGAGCACGCCATGGCCCTCCGTATTCGCTACACGGCACCGATCGCGTTCGTCATCGCGCTCGCTATGACGCCAGCTCTCTCGGGCTGCTTCGGCAACCCCGTGGAGTCGATCATCGAGGGTGCGACCGGGGGAGAGGTCGACCTCGGCGGATCCTCCATGCCGGCCGATTTCCCGAGCGACCAGGTGCCCGTGATCGACGGTGACATCATCTACGGCGGATCGATCGGCAGCGGGGCCGAGAAGGTCTTCAACGTGACGGTGCGGGTCTCGGACGGGGCGGCGCTCCAGCAGATCAAGGACGAGTTGGAGGCCGCAGGCTTCGTCTCGCAGGCCGACCTCGGCGAGGCGACAAACGGCGGGACCTACATCGCCTCGAGCGATGCGTGGGGTGTGCTCGTCGTGGTCTCGGAGAACGGCTCCGACGGGTGGGTCGCGAACTACACCGTCACCGCAGCGACGAGCGGCTGATCGCGTCAGGCGAAGAGCCCGGCCCCCACGTAGCTGCCCTCGCTCGCGCCGGGTGGCACGGCGAACAGTGCGGAGCCGACGTGGCGGATGTACTCGTTCATCGCATCCGTGGCAAGCGTCGACTGCACTGCCACGAACTGCTCGGGTGACCGCTGGTAGCTGATGAAGAAGAGACCAGCGCGCAGTTGGCCGAGGTCGTTGCTGCCATCCACGAAGTTGTAGCCCCGCCGTAGCATCCGTGTGCCGGATGCCGCCTGGTGCGCCAATCGCACGTGCGAGTCCTCCGGGATCACCGTCGACCCGTCCGTGCGCTTGAGTTCGAAGTCGGGCTCCGTGAACTCGGCGCCCCCGGACAGCGGCGCCCCCTCGCCCTTGGTGCGACCGATGATCGCGTCCTGCTCCCCGAGTGTGACGCGGTCCCAGTTCTCGATGGTCATGAGGATCCGCCTGGCAACGAGGTAGCTCCCGCCGTGCATCCACGCCGCCGGCTCCTCGGTGCCCACCCAGACGAACTCGTCGAGCGCGGCGGGCTCCTCGGCCTTGATATTGCTCGTGCCGTCCTTGTAGCCGAAGAGGTTGCGGGGCGTCGTCTGCTCCGTCGAGGTGGACGATGTGCGGCCGAAGCCGAGCTGGCTCCAGCGCAGGCGCGCGGTCCCGAACGCGATCCGGCTGAGGTTCCTGATCGCGTGGACCGCGACCTGAGGATCGTTCGCGCACGCCTGGATGCACAGGTCTCCGCCGCTCACCGCATCCTCCAGGAGATCGAAGGGGAACAGCGGCAGGTCGACGAGGGCGTCCGGTTTGCGATCGGCGAGTCCGAAGCGGTCGACACCGTCGGCGGTGCGGAAGAGGGATGCCCCGAACCCGATCGTGATCGTCAGGCCACTCGGCGGCAGGCCCTGGGCCTCACCAGTATCGTCCGGCGGAAGCAGCGGGGGGCCGTCGACAGCGCCTGCCTCGCTCACGTCGAGCCCCTGGGTCAGGCGAGCCGCGGCTGCGGTCCACTCCTGGAGCAACTGGATGAGATCCTCCCGCGTTGCGCTGGAGACCATATCGAACGATGCGAAGTGGAGGCGATCCTGTGCCGGGGTCACGATGCCGGCCTGGTGTTCGCCGTAGAAGGGGTAGGCGCCAGCCGAGTCCTCGGGTGATCGCGGAGGACGAAGAGCCGTGGCACCCGCCACTCCGGCGACGGCTCCTGCGCCGACGCCAGCGGCGACGAGTCCGAACAGGCCCCGTCGTGAGACGCCGGAGGGCGCGGGGTCGGATGTCTCGTTCCCCGCGCCCTCCGGCGTTGTGCTCTCGGTCACTCCGACTGCTCCACTCCCAGCACCGCGTAGGTGAGCTTGGCGAGGGGCTCACTGAGTGCGTTCAATTGTGCACCCAGTTCGTTGCGCTCCTCCTGGGTGACCGTGTCGTAGAACACGAAGCCATCGTCGTAGTTGCCGTACGTGAGCAGGAGCGCCTTCATCGCGGCGAACTCCTCGTCGAGTTCAGCGACGAGCGCCTCGCCGTCTGCCCCGGAGGCGAGCGCGATGTCCCGAACGGCGAGGTACGCGACCTCCGCGCCCTCCACGTTCGCGTAGAAGTCGTAGAGATCGGTGTGAGCGAACTCGTTCTCCTCGCCGGGGAGCTTGCCATCGGGTGCGGCCACCTCGTCGAGGAGTCCGATCGCTCCGTTGGTGATGTCGCTCACGCTCAGGGCGAAGTCGTCGGAGTGCACCTCGTCGTAGAGCGCCGTGACATCCTCGACAAGCTTCGCTCCGACAGCCTCACGGCCGGCGGTGTCGAGCGCGTCGATCGTCTCGTCGGGGTAGTTCGCCCGCGCGGCGTCGAGCCAGAGGTCCATCTCGATGCGGTGGAAGCCGGTGAACTCCAGCCCTTCCGCTTCAGCACCCGGCTTGCGGTAGTCGATCGCGGGGTCGAGGTCACCGAACTGGGATGCTGTCGGCTCGATGCGCTCGTAGCTCACGCGCACGAGCGGGAACAGGCCCCGAGCAGTGTCGTCCTCACCCGCGATGTAGGCGTCGACGAACTCCTGCACGGCGGGCACGAGCTCGGCGGCCTGCGTCTTCACGT encodes the following:
- the efeB gene encoding iron uptake transporter deferrochelatase/peroxidase subunit; this translates as MTESTTPEGAGNETSDPAPSGVSRRGLFGLVAAGVGAGAVAGVAGATALRPPRSPEDSAGAYPFYGEHQAGIVTPAQDRLHFASFDMVSSATREDLIQLLQEWTAAAARLTQGLDVSEAGAVDGPPLLPPDDTGEAQGLPPSGLTITIGFGASLFRTADGVDRFGLADRKPDALVDLPLFPFDLLEDAVSGGDLCIQACANDPQVAVHAIRNLSRIAFGTARLRWSQLGFGRTSSTSTEQTTPRNLFGYKDGTSNIKAEEPAALDEFVWVGTEEPAAWMHGGSYLVARRILMTIENWDRVTLGEQDAIIGRTKGEGAPLSGGAEFTEPDFELKRTDGSTVIPEDSHVRLAHQAASGTRMLRRGYNFVDGSNDLGQLRAGLFFISYQRSPEQFVAVQSTLATDAMNEYIRHVGSALFAVPPGASEGSYVGAGLFA
- the efeO gene encoding iron uptake system protein EfeO encodes the protein MTIKTLATGVAAFATLALLAGCVPNATGGSVVVAVESTADSCTVDNDTVASGTVTFRVTNAGDRVTEFYLLGEDELSIVSEVENIAPGSSRDLTVVAQPGSYFTVCKPGMIGDGIGQSPFTVTGDAIAIDADSEAARADAVARYTAYVKTQAAELVPAVQEFVDAYIAGEDDTARGLFPLVRVSYERIEPTASQFGDLDPAIDYRKPGAEAEGLEFTGFHRIEMDLWLDAARANYPDETIDALDTAGREAVGAKLVEDVTALYDEVHSDDFALSVSDITNGAIGLLDEVAAPDGKLPGEENEFAHTDLYDFYANVEGAEVAYLAVRDIALASGADGEALVAELDEEFAAMKALLLTYGNYDDGFVFYDTVTQEERNELGAQLNALSEPLAKLTYAVLGVEQSE